TTTATAGTTTGTTCGAAATTAAAAGCTTTCGTATTTAATCTTGCAGcgaatttgataatatttttctcaattttcttatCAACAATCAcctgaaattaaataaaaaacgtcTTTTCCATAATCGAcagatttaatttttgaaataatacttACATTGCGAACTCCATCGCAATAATTAAGTAGATCTTCTATAGATGTTACATTACAAGGAATATCGATGGCTATGAGTAATTTCGAGTATaatccattaattttatttttcggaTCGTCAATGATGtttttgaatattgttgaagCTATCTTACTATTTATATAATCAGCCTAAaacataattattcataataggATCTAGACAATTTGTAAAGTTGAAACATATACTTTTAGCGCTaaaagttttccatttttcaatgatattagTAATATTCATTTATGACAGTACTTGAtatctattaaaataatttaaatattgtagCCGTTTTTTGGTTATTAGGTTGACCATTACAATATAATATCCGAAAAACCTGCTACATACTCACTTTTGGGGAAACTTTACATAATGCCAAtagaaattttccaatattttctacattaaCATCAGCCAATGGACTCGTATTAGGTGCCGAGTACAAAACTTTAATAGTTATAAAAACTGCTTCTATCAGTTGTTCAGTACATTCGTCGATCAATGGAATATTCTCTAGAGTAAATcctattatttgtttcaatctATTGCATTCTCCGTCTGAAATCATTTATATTATGAATGAACAGAATTTTATAGACTGacctatataaataataaatcaaatagttTGTATacaaccatttttcaaaaattcctaTATATGCTtattttatgtgaatattttctaattaccTATCgcaaaatcaaacaaaatatattagataGAGTtcgaaattaataaagaaaaaatataaaaattcaactaaaTCTCCACATctactaaaaatttgaaaaaagtagaGGGGATATAATTGTTCAATTTAGATCTTACCAGAAGCAGGATTGCACCATTTAAGAATTAATCTGGAAATAAGCGATGGCGATACAATTCTATTACTTAACACTAATTGACATAATCCTCGCCCTGCTTGTTCTTGAATATCATATTGCTAAAAGTTATAAAGGCTgctgttaaaaattttaataatggaTTTTATCTGACTACTTACATCGTCATCCATCATATCGACCAATCCTTGCAAAATGTTAGTTAGAGACGTACCTCCGGAGAAGATGGCCTGTTCTTGTTCATCCATACTTTCAGATAATACTTCACTATTTCGAGCGGCTATTAATTGAGCGCCATATATTCGTAACATATCAACTACTGCAGCTATACAAACAAGCAGAGTTTGGGTATCACATTCTTCTCCGTTTTGATAAGCAAAGATctataaaccaataaaaaatgaattctttataaaagtgatttttcaatTAGGTATAAgaagtttattaataaaaaacctTCAGTTAAAATTGAATCTAcgatcaagaaaaaaaaatagaaatttttgcaataacaattattacttACAGGTGTTGAAAATATATGGATACCAGTGGCGGCTGTTTCTTTATCTATAATACAACACAAAGCATAACAGTGTAGTGATTTAACTCTGACATTATCATCATCATGTATCAATAATTCTTGTATGAAAtcttctttcaaatttttcaaagaagCTGTGAATTCTGTCACTTTTGGTAGAATGAGTACAGCTGCGGCAATATCCAAACATTTGATTGTTGttaaaatgtcagtttttttttcgatgtgTTGCATCTGTTCACTTTCTGATTTCTTCAAATCCTCTAATTCCACGATTAGATTgttcaattcattttttaatctcTCAGCTTCGATAAAATTTTGATGTGAAATGGCATTTTCTTGTTCAGTTTTGAGTATATCAAtatctacttttatttttgaaatctgcgaaaaaatatgaatttaattcaCAATATAATAGCTCAATATCGATTTGTACCTTAAAATCCTTTTCTTGTTGTAACTTTTGCGCTTCCTCATGatccaaagaaaataaaatttcagatattatttCACTAACGTAAAGGGTCTGTTTTGCTTGATTCGGTATGGAATTTTCCAAAGTACTCACAACAGTTTGAGTAACATCTGATATTAAAACTACATTTTCTAATATGTTAGATACTAAAGTGTTTAAGCATTTTCTGTTAGTCACATCTCCATAATCGtaagtttttgttattaaaaacaattgtttAATTATAAACTGTTGTTCTAAAAATTCTTCGCTCGTTACTTCTTTAGGCATATCCATATAATacctgaaaattaaatatatcgattaaatatttgacaaaatatttatctaaacttactctttaatatatttacaaaagtgTACCAGCTCTGGAATAACATTTTCCAATTCGTCTTCCAAAAGGTTTTCTTCTTTACTCAAGTGTTTCACATAAATTCTCCAATAACTA
The sequence above is drawn from the Diorhabda carinulata isolate Delta chromosome 6, icDioCari1.1, whole genome shotgun sequence genome and encodes:
- the LOC130896061 gene encoding condensin complex subunit 3-like; its protein translation is MCLKQKMMDKTNSHVKNSIREIFSNCQRTTAVHQRSSIMLKQLYEESDHEEFWSHLRGVISTLLLCENGPHIDKLLSFIGTFCSLLKSNVNPYDQEDVVEHALLMEIMIFALKTSELSKDIIRIRSCQIINIVLDKLVEADISIELCDKLEKTLLERLKDSKNIVRQQAVKALYRLQDPSNPEDVIISEFVRLMTDSSPKVRKVCVEKIAVRKDVIPHILMRIRDIDPQVRLAAFKRLSGFVGFLKIHEKQLVLHLGFLEKSEEIADFMCTKLVKSWLEHYDNDILKFMNSIRLDADEKDVKNTVELFESVLKVIFKDTPIATLTETLPLDENHLVPFDKLNWEVVSYWRIYVKHLSKEENLLEDELENVIPELVHFCKYIKEYYMDMPKEVTSEEFLEQQFIIKQLFLITKTYDYGDVTNRKCLNTLVSNILENVVLISDVTQTVVSTLENSIPNQAKQTLYVSEIISEILFSLDHEEAQKLQQEKDFKISKIKVDIDILKTEQENAISHQNFIEAERLKNELNNLIVELEDLKKSESEQMQHIEKKTDILTTIKCLDIAAAVLILPKVTEFTASLKNLKEDFIQELLIHDDDNVRVKSLHCYALCCIIDKETAATGIHIFSTPIFAYQNGEECDTQTLLVCIAAVVDMLRIYGAQLIAARNSEVLSESMDEQEQAIFSGGTSLTNILQGLVDMMDDDQYDIQEQAGRGLCQLVLSNRIVSPSLISRLILKWCNPASDGECNRLKQIIGFTLENIPLIDECTEQLIEAVFITIKVLYSAPNTSPLADVNVENIGKFLLALCKVSPKADYINSKIASTIFKNIIDDPKNKINGLYSKLLIAIDIPCNVTSIEDLLNYCDGVRNVIVDKKIEKNIIKFAARLNTKAFNFEQTIKSTNDNGSIQQTIYEENED